TCTGCTCCTGATAAACGCCGGCTTTCCCGGCAATGATACACATGACCGTTATGCAACGGATTGTACTCCACAATCAGTCCGACCGCTCTCACCGGTCATCACCTCGCCCAAATTGTAAACGACCGGCACATGAGAAGTAAATGTTGACAAACCAGGCAGGCCGTCGATATAATTATTTTTGTTTGTTTGGAGTGATCTAGGTGCTGCTCAACGTTCGAGAATGGACAGCGAAGAAACGGCAGAGACAGTGGAAGCAATCGTTTCCGATAGACGCGGTTTTCGCGGGAAATGCGGATTGCCGGAACTGCGGGCCGGCGACTGCGGAATTGACTGCGGACGCCTCATCCGGAATGATCGGCGTAACCGGGATTCTGGATGTGCGGGTCGAGTTCGTCTGCTCGCGCTGTCTGAGCCCATTCTGCCGCGAGCTGCGTGTGCCGTTCGACGAATCGTTCACTCGGGACTCCGAGCTGCTGGACGAGGAACGGGACAATCTGCATCTGGTCGCAGACGACGAGGAAGTGGACTTGCAGCCATACGTGGAGCAGAGCATCTTGCTCGCCTTGCCTTATGTTCCGGTTTGTCAGGAAGAATGCCGCGGATTGACGACTTCGGGCGTGAACCGCAACGTATTTCCCGATGCCGAGAACGAAGTGGCGGTCGACCCGAGACTGGCGGCGTTGGCCGATTGGTTTAAGAAAGAAGAATGATTGGCCCATGGACGCAATTCGTTGAAGGAGGTGGGAAACATGGCAGTTCCTTTTCGTAAAGTATCGAAAACCCGCCGTGACAAGCGCCGTACTCATTTCAAACTGAGTGTACCGGGCATGGTAAAATGCGACAACTGCGGCGAGCTGAAACTGGCTCATCGCGTCTGCCCGACCTGCGGCACGTATAAGAAAAGAGAGATCATCAAGCAATAAGATGAATCGAAAAAACGCCCCGCACAAGCGGGGCGTTTTTTTCGGGAACGAGACGGGCTCCGTCCGGTTTCCGCCCGGCCGGAGTCAGCGCCGCGCAGACGGTTCGCGACCGGTTCCGGGCGGGGATTTTGCCGCCTTTTTGCGCCGCGGCGCCGTCCCGACTTTCTTTTCCGCGCGTAATTCTATATACTAACACTTAGTATCTGGTGATAAGAGGAGCTTTTATTATCCGCACGACGGGGGGTGCCTGCCATCGAACGGCTGCCGAAAAAGGTCAGGCAGGAACAACTCAAACGAACCATCGAACAAAATCCGTTCGTGACGGACGAGGCGCTTATGAAGCAGTTCGGCGTCAGCATCCAGACGATCCGCCTTGACCGCCTGGAGCTGGGAATACCCGAAGTGCGCGAACGGATCAAGTCGATCGCCGCGGGCGTCGACGAGGTCCGTTCGCTGGCGATTCACGAGGTCATCGGCGAAGTGATCGACCTGCAGCTCGACAAGAGCGGCATCTCGATTCTGGAGATCGGAACGGAGCATGTATTTCAGCGAACCGGCATCGCGAGGGGGCATCATCTGTTCGCGCAGGCGAACTCTCTGGCGATCGCCCTGTTCAACAGCGATAAAGCGCTGACCGCGTCGGCGAACATCCGCTACATCCGGCCCGTGAGGCTGGGCGAGAGGTGCGTCGCCAAAGGCTACGTCCGGCCGACCAGCAAAAAAGGCGTGGCGCGCGTCGATGTCCGGACGTATGTCGGGGACGAATTGGTGGTGGAAGGGCATTTCATCATTTATCGTTTTGCCGCCAAGGACGAGCACGAACTGCACAAAGGAGGAGTACCGGATGCGCATCGCGATTGACGCTCACGGCGGCGACAAGGCGCCGGCCGCAGCCGTCGAGGGGACCTTGCGGGCGGCGAAGGAACTGCCGGACGCGGAATTGATTCTGGTCGGCAAGCCGGAGGAGGTGGAGCCGATGATCCGGGCGGCGGGGAAACCGTCAAACGTGACGCTTGCCGCCGCGGAGGAGGTCATCGAAGCGGACGACGAACCGGCCAAAGCCGTTCGCCGCAAGAAGCAATCCTCGATGGTCATCGCCGGGCGGATGGTTCGCGAAGGCCAGGCCGACGCTCTCGTATCCGCGGGCAACACGGGGGCGCTGATGGCGACGGGACTGCTCGTCGTCGGCCGGATCGAAGGCATCGAACGGCCGGCTCTCGCGCCGATTCTTCCGACGATGGACGGCGTTGGCATGCTGGCGCTCGATCTCGGCGCGAACATGGATTCGACGCCGGAGCATCTGGTTCAATACGCGATTATGGGCAGTCTGTACCGGTCCCGCGTTCACGGGATGGAGAAGCCTCGGGTCGGGCTGCTGAATGTCGGCACGGAGCCGATGAAGGGGAACGAGCTGACGAAGGCGGCGTTCGAACAATTGGAGCGGGCGCCGGTGAATTTCATCGGCAACGTCGAATCCCGGGACGTGTTGTTCCGCAATTGCGACGTGCTTGTCTGCGACGGCTTCGCGGGCAACATCATGCTGAAGTCGATGGAGGGCACGGCGACGGCTGTGTTTAAGGCGCTGAAGGAGCAGTTCACTTCGTCGCTCTGGACGAAGCTGGCCGCGGCCGTCCTCGCCCCGGGCATTCGCCGGTTCCGCAGCAAGATGGATTACGCCACGTACGGCGGCGCTCCGATGCTGGGCGTCAACGGAGTCTGCGTGAAAGCGCACGGTTCTTCGGATGCGCAGGCGTTCGCCAACGGGATCAAGCAGGCGTATCAGGAAGTCCGGCACCAATTGGTCCAAACAATCGCATCGGAATTCAGCAGAAAATGAGGTTGCGCACTTATGCTTAAATCAGTAGGAATTCTCGGAACCGGACATTACGTGCCGGAGCGGGTATTGACAAACGCCGATCTGGAGAAGATGGTCGAGACGAACGACGAGTGGATCGTGACCCGTACCGGCATTCGCGAACGCCGCATCGCATCGGCGGAGCAGGCGTCGTCCGACCTCGCCTACGAGGCGGCCGTCAAGGCGCTTGCGAACGCGGGCCTGTCCGCCGAAGATCTGGATCTGATCGTCGTGGCGACGATTACGCCGGATATGGCATTCCCGTCGACCGCCTGCGTGCTGCAGGAACGGCTCGGCGCGAAAAAAGCGGCGGCGTTCGATTTGTCCGCGGCCTGCTCGGGTTTTATCTACGGGCTCGCCAACGCGCAAAACTTTATCGCGATGGGCCTGTACAAATATGCGCTGGTTGTCGGCGCGGAGACGCTGTCGAAAATTACCGATTATACGGACCGCAATACGTGCATTTTGTTCGGAGACGGCGCTGGGGCGGTCGTGCTTGGGGAAGTTCCTCCGGAGCGCGGCTTCAAGTCGTTTGTGCTGGGCGCGGACGGTTCCGGCGGCGATCTGCTGAAGCTGGAGGGCGGCGGCTCCCGTTGCCCGTCCAGCGAGCAAAGCGTCGCGAACAAAAAACACTACATTCATATGGCGGGCAGCGAGGTGTTCAAGTTCGCTGTGCGCATCATGGGCCAAGCGGCCGAGGAAGCGGTGGAAAAAGCGGGGCTCACCAAGTCGGACATCGATCTGCTGGTGCCCCATCAGGCCAATATCCGCATCATCCAGTCGGCGCTGAACCGGCTGGAATTGCCGGAGGAAAAATGCATGATCAACCTTCACAAGTACGGCAATGCGTCTGCCGCTTCGATCCCGCTCGCGCTGGCCGAGGCGGTCGAGGAGGGCCGGCTGAAGGAAGGCGACACGATCGTGCTGGTCGGCTTCGGCGGCGGCCTGACGTGGGGCGCGTCGGTTCTGGTTTGGTGAGGCGGGAGGATTCCGCCGTTAGTTTCGGGCAAAGGAGAAAAGTACGGAATGGGTAAAATCGCGTTTGTTTTTCCGGGGCAAGGGGCGCAAGCCGTCGGCATGGGCAAGGACGTCTATGACGCCGTCCCGGCGTCCAGAGCTGCGTATGACCGGGCGGACGAAGTTCTGGGCTTCCGGCTGACCGATCTCGTGTTCGCGGGACCCGAGGATCAGTTGAAGCTGACGTACCATACGCAGCCCGCGCTGCTCGCGACAAGCATCGCCTATCTGGAAGCGTTCCGCGCCGCGCATCCGGACGTGAAGCCGGATTACGCGGCGGGCCACAGCTTGGGCGAGTACAGCGCCCTCGTCGCGGCGGGCGCGCTGTCGTTCGAGGATGCGGTCAAGCTCGTCCGCGCGCGGGGGGAATATATGGACGGCGCCGTGCCGGCCGGTCTGGGCGCGATGGCCGCGGTGCTCGGGGCGGAGCGCGAGGCGCTGGAGCAATTGTGTCGGGAAGCATCCGCGCAAGCGGGTGCGGTCGAGCTGGCGAACGTCAACTGTCCCGGCCAGATCGTCGTGTCCGGTTCGCGCGAAGGCGTGCAGTACGTCGTCGACAACGGCAAATCGGCCGGCGCGAAACGGGTGATCCCGCTGGAGGTAAGCGGACCGTTCCACTCTTCCATGATGAAGCCGGCCGCGGACAAGCTTGCCGCGAAGCTGGCGGAAACGGAGCTTCGCGCGCCGTCCGTCCCGGTCGTCGCCAACGTCACGGCGCGGGCGGAGACGAATCCGGACGCCATCCGCGAGCTGCTTGTCCGTCAAGTCAGCGCTCCCGTCCTGTGGGAGGATTCCGTGCGCTGGATGATCGGACAGGGTGTCGATACGTTTGTCGAGATCGGCTCGGGCACCGTGCTGGCCGGACTCATCAAGAAGACGGACAAATCGGTCCGGGTATTCTCGTTGAATTCGTTGGCGGCCATTAAAAACTTTAGTCTGCAGGGAGGAGAATAAACGATGACGCTGCAAGGCAAAACGGCGCTGGTAACGGGCGCTTCCCGCGGCATCGGCCGCGCGGTCGCGCTGGCCTTGGCCGAGGCGGGGGCCGACGTTGCGATCAACTACGCGGGCAACGAAGCCGCGGCGAACGAGACGGCTGACCGGGTGCGGGCTCTCGGCCGGCGGGCGATTGTGATCCGCGCGGACGTGTCCGACAGCTCCCAGGTGGAAGAGATGTTTAAGCGCACGCTGGATGAATTCGGGAAATTGGACATCCTAGTCAATAACGCCGGCATTACGCGCGACAATCTCGTCATGCGGATGAAGGAAGAAGAGTTCGACGCGGTCATCGACACGAACCTGAAAGGCGTGTTCCTCTGCGTCAAGGCGGCGATCCGCCCGATGATGAAGCAGCGCTACGGACGCATCGTCAACATCGCTTCGGTCGTCGGTTCCCTCGGCAACCCGGGGCAAGCCAACTATGTGGCGGCCAAGGCGGGCGTCATCGGCATGACCAAATCGATGGCGAAGGAGTTCGCCTCGCGCAACATTACGGTGAACTGCGTCGCTCCGGGCTTCATCACGACGGATATGACCGACAAGCTGTCGGAGGAGACGAAAGCCGCGCTGCTCGGACAAATTCCGCTGGCGAGGCTGGGAGAACCCGAGGACATCGCCAAAGCGGTGCGGTTTCTGGTCAGCGACGACGCGTCCTATATGACCGGCCAGACGATCCATGTGGACGGCGGCATGTTTATGTAAAGATTAGACTCTGGCAATTTGCCGGACGTTCCCGTATAATACTTGAAGGAGGTGAACCGGATGTCCGATGTATTGGAGCGTGTTAAAAAGATCGTAGTCGACCGTCTTGGCGTGGATGAAGCGGAAGTCACGCTGGAAGCTTCCTTCAAAGAGGATCTCGGCGCTGACTCTCTCGATGTGGTTGAATTGGTCATGGAGCTCGAAGACGAATTCGATCTGGAAATCTCCGATGAAGATGCGGAGAAAATCACCACGGTAGGAGAAGTAGTCGAATACATAAAAGCGCATAGCTGATGCTGTGGATGGTCCCGTTTGCGAGAACGGGACTTCTCCTTACATCAGGCGCTTTTACGTATAGATCCGCTAGCCTGCTATTTTTGATGAAACGTAGGGGAGACAGGAATGAAACAAAGAGTCGTCATTACCGGGATGGGGGTTGTGACCTCGCTCGGTCGCGATTTGGAAACGTTCTGGAACAGTCTGGTCGAAGGCAAATCCGGCGTATCGCTCATTGAGTCGTTCGACGTCTCCGATTATGCGACGCGAATTGCTGCCGAAATCAAGGATTTCGATCCCGAACAATATATGGACAAACGTGACGTGCGCCGGACGGACCGCTTCGTGCAGTTTGCGGTCGCCGCGGCCAAGATGGCGCTCCGGGACGCGGGTATCGCGATCGGCGACAATGCGGAACCGGAACGCGTCGGCGTCATCATCGGATCCGGCATCGGCGGCTTGGGAACCTGGGAAGACCAGCACCGGACGCTGCTTGAAAAAGGACCGAAGCGGGTCAGCCCGTTCTTTATCCCGATGATGATCGCCAACATGGCGAGCGGACAAGTGTCGATGCTGACCGGGGCGAAAGGTCCCAACACGACGGCGGTTACCGCCTGCGCGACGGGCACGCATTCGATCGGCGATTCGTTCCGGCTGATCCAGCGCGGCGATGCCGACGTGATGATCGCGGGCGGCGCGGAAGCGACGATTCGTCCGACCGGCATGGCCGGATTCTGCGCGCTCCGGGCGATGTCCACCCGCAACGGCGAGCCGCAGCGTGCGAGCCGCCCGTTCGACGCGGACCGCGACGGCTTCGTGATGGGCGAAGGCTCGGGCGTGCTCGTGCTGGAATCGCTGGAGCACGCGCGGAAGCGCGGAGCCCGCATCTACGCGGAAGTCGTCGGCTACGGCATGAGCGCGGACGCGTACAACATGACCGATCCGGCTCCCGGCGGCGAAGGCGCGGCGCGCTGCATGGTGAAAGCGATGGAGGACGCCGGGCTGAAGCCGGAGGACGTCGATTACATCAACGCGCACGGCACTTCGACGCCGGTCGGCGACAAGGCCGAAACCGACGCGATCAAGACGGCGTTCGGCGAGTACGCGTACAAAGTGCCGGTCAGCTCGACCAAGTCGATGACAGGCCACCTGTTGGGCGCCGCCGGCGCGATCGAAGCGGTCATCTGCGGCCTGACGATCGGACGCGGCGTCATTCCGCCGACGATCAACCTGGACACCCCGGATCCGGAATGCGATCTCGATTATGTGCCGAACCAAGCGCGCGAGGCAAACGTCAACGTAGCGATGTCCAACTCGTTCGGCTTCGGCGGACATAACGCCACGATCGTGTTGAAGAAATTCGAAGCTTGAAACGAAAACGGCTCCCGAACACCGGGGGCCAAGGCGTGATAGCGGAAAAACCGGCGAATTCGCCGGTTTTCCTGCTGATGCCGGAACAGCCGGTTTCTCGTCGGCAAACGTTGTCCGTGGAGAGGAATCAGCCCGCAGGCGTTCCGCTCCAGGGACATCCTTTGCCCGGTGACGGGAACCCGGTCTGCCCGCGTGAAAAGGAGGAAGCTCGGGATGCAACGCAGCTTGAAGGAACTGGAGCAAAAGCTCGGCCTGCCGTTTCGGCGCTACGAACTGCTCGAAGAAGCGTTTACGCATTCGTCCTGGATCAACGAACACCGCTCCAGCCACGCGGACAACGAGCGGCTTGAATTTCTCGGCGACGCCGTGCTGGAGCTGGCGGTGTCGGAATATTTATACCGCCGCCATCCGGACGGCTCCGAAGGCGAGCTGACCAAGCGGCGGGCGTCGATCGTCTGCGAGCCTTCGCTCGTCAAATTCGCCAAACGGCTTGAGTTCGGGGATTTTCTGCTGCTCGGCAAGGGCGAGGCGCAGACGGGAGGACGCAATCGGCCCGCCTTGCTCGCGGACGTATTCGAAGCGTTTGTCGGCGCCTTGTTTCTCGATCGGGGCTTGGATGCCGTCCGGGCGTTTCTGGAGGAGCATCTGTTTCCGTTCGTGGACGAAGACGACGGGCCGCAGGTGACGGATTACAAGACGCGTCTGCAGGAATACGCTCAGCAGCGCAATCTCGGCACGCCGGAATACCGCATCGTGGCGGAGAGCGGTCCGGCGCACGACAAGCAGTTTATATCCGAAGTGCGCATGGACGGCGTATGCATGGGAACCGGATACGGGCGCTCCAAAAAAGAGTCAGAGCAGCAGGCGGCCAGACAAGCGCTTGAGTCGCTCCGGGATCAGTAATACTTTTTCGACTCCTGTTCGGCCTTCAGAATTTCGACCGCCTCGCGGAACCGCTGGGAGTGTACGATCTCGCGCTCCCGCAGGAACTTCAGGCTGTCCTGCAGGTCCACGTCGTCGGTCATGTCGATCAGCCATTGGTACGTCGCGCGCGCTTTTTCCTCGGCCGCGATATCCTCGTACAGGTCGGCGATCGGATCGCCCTTGGCTTGAATATATGTAGCCGTCCAAGGGTTGCCGGCGGCGTTGTTGTAGAACAACGCGCGGTCGTGGTTCACGTAGTGGGCGCCAAGTCCGGCCGCTTCCAATTGCTCGACGGTCGCGTCTTTGGTCAGTTTGTACACCATCGTGGCAATCATTTCCAAATGGGCGAATTCTTCGGTTCCGATGTCATTCAGCAGCCCGATGACTTTATCCGGAATCGTATACCTCTGGTTCAAATACCGCAGGGCGGCGGCCAGTTCGCCGTCCGCGCCGCCGTACTGCTCAATCAGGAACTTGGCCATCATCGGATCGCATTTGCTGACCCGCACCGGATATTGCAGTTTTTTCTCATAAATCCACAACGGTTTCGTCTCCTTTCATTCGGGATCCGGAAGAAATGCCTCTGCCCGTCACGGAGGGCAGTCCCCGATACGCTCTATACCTGCCAAGGCCAGGGGGTCTGACTCCAACGCCACGTCTCCCCGACCTCGACGCTTGTTCCGAATCCGGACAGCGGGCCGTAGGCGGCCTCGAACGCCTGGACGATCGGCTTTCTCGCCTGGGCGAACTGATTGAACTGCTGGAGGGCTTGCGTATCCCAGGGATGGGTGTCCAGATACAGGGTCAATTCGACGAGCACGAAGTCGATCGTCTGGATTTCCAGCAGCATCTGATAATATTGGTTGTCGACGGCTTTCATCGTCCGTCCTCCTTTCAACCGGATTTCGGCGGATACGGGCCGTACAGCGCCGGCCAGAGCGTGCCCGCTCGAAGCGCGGTCTGCGGCGGGAACTGGGGCAAATTCGGCGGCTGAAAACCGAGAAACAAGTTGGGCGGGACGT
This DNA window, taken from Paenibacillus thermoaerophilus, encodes the following:
- a CDS encoding YceD family protein codes for the protein MIGVTGILDVRVEFVCSRCLSPFCRELRVPFDESFTRDSELLDEERDNLHLVADDEEVDLQPYVEQSILLALPYVPVCQEECRGLTTSGVNRNVFPDAENEVAVDPRLAALADWFKKEE
- the rpmF gene encoding 50S ribosomal protein L32 translates to MAVPFRKVSKTRRDKRRTHFKLSVPGMVKCDNCGELKLAHRVCPTCGTYKKREIIKQ
- the fapR gene encoding transcription factor FapR, whose product is MPAIERLPKKVRQEQLKRTIEQNPFVTDEALMKQFGVSIQTIRLDRLELGIPEVRERIKSIAAGVDEVRSLAIHEVIGEVIDLQLDKSGISILEIGTEHVFQRTGIARGHHLFAQANSLAIALFNSDKALTASANIRYIRPVRLGERCVAKGYVRPTSKKGVARVDVRTYVGDELVVEGHFIIYRFAAKDEHELHKGGVPDAHRD
- the plsX gene encoding phosphate acyltransferase PlsX — protein: MRIAIDAHGGDKAPAAAVEGTLRAAKELPDAELILVGKPEEVEPMIRAAGKPSNVTLAAAEEVIEADDEPAKAVRRKKQSSMVIAGRMVREGQADALVSAGNTGALMATGLLVVGRIEGIERPALAPILPTMDGVGMLALDLGANMDSTPEHLVQYAIMGSLYRSRVHGMEKPRVGLLNVGTEPMKGNELTKAAFEQLERAPVNFIGNVESRDVLFRNCDVLVCDGFAGNIMLKSMEGTATAVFKALKEQFTSSLWTKLAAAVLAPGIRRFRSKMDYATYGGAPMLGVNGVCVKAHGSSDAQAFANGIKQAYQEVRHQLVQTIASEFSRK
- a CDS encoding beta-ketoacyl-ACP synthase III gives rise to the protein MLKSVGILGTGHYVPERVLTNADLEKMVETNDEWIVTRTGIRERRIASAEQASSDLAYEAAVKALANAGLSAEDLDLIVVATITPDMAFPSTACVLQERLGAKKAAAFDLSAACSGFIYGLANAQNFIAMGLYKYALVVGAETLSKITDYTDRNTCILFGDGAGAVVLGEVPPERGFKSFVLGADGSGGDLLKLEGGGSRCPSSEQSVANKKHYIHMAGSEVFKFAVRIMGQAAEEAVEKAGLTKSDIDLLVPHQANIRIIQSALNRLELPEEKCMINLHKYGNASAASIPLALAEAVEEGRLKEGDTIVLVGFGGGLTWGASVLVW
- the fabD gene encoding ACP S-malonyltransferase, yielding MGKIAFVFPGQGAQAVGMGKDVYDAVPASRAAYDRADEVLGFRLTDLVFAGPEDQLKLTYHTQPALLATSIAYLEAFRAAHPDVKPDYAAGHSLGEYSALVAAGALSFEDAVKLVRARGEYMDGAVPAGLGAMAAVLGAEREALEQLCREASAQAGAVELANVNCPGQIVVSGSREGVQYVVDNGKSAGAKRVIPLEVSGPFHSSMMKPAADKLAAKLAETELRAPSVPVVANVTARAETNPDAIRELLVRQVSAPVLWEDSVRWMIGQGVDTFVEIGSGTVLAGLIKKTDKSVRVFSLNSLAAIKNFSLQGGE
- the fabG gene encoding 3-oxoacyl-[acyl-carrier-protein] reductase encodes the protein MTLQGKTALVTGASRGIGRAVALALAEAGADVAINYAGNEAAANETADRVRALGRRAIVIRADVSDSSQVEEMFKRTLDEFGKLDILVNNAGITRDNLVMRMKEEEFDAVIDTNLKGVFLCVKAAIRPMMKQRYGRIVNIASVVGSLGNPGQANYVAAKAGVIGMTKSMAKEFASRNITVNCVAPGFITTDMTDKLSEETKAALLGQIPLARLGEPEDIAKAVRFLVSDDASYMTGQTIHVDGGMFM
- the acpP gene encoding acyl carrier protein, with translation MSDVLERVKKIVVDRLGVDEAEVTLEASFKEDLGADSLDVVELVMELEDEFDLEISDEDAEKITTVGEVVEYIKAHS
- the fabF gene encoding beta-ketoacyl-ACP synthase II, translated to MKQRVVITGMGVVTSLGRDLETFWNSLVEGKSGVSLIESFDVSDYATRIAAEIKDFDPEQYMDKRDVRRTDRFVQFAVAAAKMALRDAGIAIGDNAEPERVGVIIGSGIGGLGTWEDQHRTLLEKGPKRVSPFFIPMMIANMASGQVSMLTGAKGPNTTAVTACATGTHSIGDSFRLIQRGDADVMIAGGAEATIRPTGMAGFCALRAMSTRNGEPQRASRPFDADRDGFVMGEGSGVLVLESLEHARKRGARIYAEVVGYGMSADAYNMTDPAPGGEGAARCMVKAMEDAGLKPEDVDYINAHGTSTPVGDKAETDAIKTAFGEYAYKVPVSSTKSMTGHLLGAAGAIEAVICGLTIGRGVIPPTINLDTPDPECDLDYVPNQAREANVNVAMSNSFGFGGHNATIVLKKFEA
- the rnc gene encoding ribonuclease III, yielding MQRSLKELEQKLGLPFRRYELLEEAFTHSSWINEHRSSHADNERLEFLGDAVLELAVSEYLYRRHPDGSEGELTKRRASIVCEPSLVKFAKRLEFGDFLLLGKGEAQTGGRNRPALLADVFEAFVGALFLDRGLDAVRAFLEEHLFPFVDEDDGPQVTDYKTRLQEYAQQRNLGTPEYRIVAESGPAHDKQFISEVRMDGVCMGTGYGRSKKESEQQAARQALESLRDQ
- a CDS encoding manganese catalase family protein encodes the protein MWIYEKKLQYPVRVSKCDPMMAKFLIEQYGGADGELAAALRYLNQRYTIPDKVIGLLNDIGTEEFAHLEMIATMVYKLTKDATVEQLEAAGLGAHYVNHDRALFYNNAAGNPWTATYIQAKGDPIADLYEDIAAEEKARATYQWLIDMTDDVDLQDSLKFLREREIVHSQRFREAVEILKAEQESKKYY
- a CDS encoding spore coat protein CotJB produces the protein MKAVDNQYYQMLLEIQTIDFVLVELTLYLDTHPWDTQALQQFNQFAQARKPIVQAFEAAYGPLSGFGTSVEVGETWRWSQTPWPWQV
- a CDS encoding spore coat associated protein CotJA; this translates as MPNQFRYYVPFRGPFDPCPPIAVKWYNVPPNLFLGFQPPNLPQFPPQTALRAGTLWPALYGPYPPKSG